Proteins co-encoded in one Gemmatimonadota bacterium genomic window:
- the purE gene encoding 5-(carboxyamino)imidazole ribonucleotide mutase, whose translation MPTPLVGIIMGSKSDYEHLVPACELLDLVGVPYETKVVSAHRTPDWMFEYAASAESRGLLCIIAAAGGAAHLPGMVASKTLVPVLGVPIPATALNGIDALLSIVQMPAGVPVGTLAIGKPGATNAAILAAEIVGAHQSAVRDKLRAWRASRRDDVLGQTLP comes from the coding sequence ATGCCAACTCCACTCGTAGGCATCATCATGGGGAGCAAGTCCGACTACGAACACCTCGTACCGGCCTGCGAACTCCTCGACCTCGTGGGTGTGCCCTACGAAACGAAAGTCGTTTCGGCGCATCGCACCCCGGACTGGATGTTTGAGTACGCGGCCAGCGCCGAATCGCGCGGCCTACTCTGCATTATTGCGGCTGCCGGCGGCGCTGCACATCTGCCTGGCATGGTGGCGTCCAAGACGCTCGTACCGGTGCTCGGCGTGCCGATTCCTGCGACGGCGTTGAACGGCATCGACGCGCTGCTCAGTATCGTGCAGATGCCCGCCGGTGTTCCCGTCGGAACGCTTGCCATTGGCAAGCCGGGCGCCACCAACGCCGCGATTCTGGCGGCGGAGATTGTGGGCGCGCATCAGAGCGCGGTGCGCGACAAACTGCGCGCGTGGCGCGCGAGTCGCCGCGACGACGTGCTCGGCCAGACGCTCCCGTGA
- a CDS encoding bile acid:sodium symporter family protein: MSEIDAVRLNFSPATLHLLNAILAIVMFGVALELRADDFRRVLRDPKPVLVGITGHYVVFPALTFLLVLIIRPAPSIALGMMLVASCPAGNISNFLVHLARGNTALSVSISSASTVLSVVMTPLVLRFWASLYAPTRVLLRDVAVDPLEMFVTIFVLLGLPLTLGVLAARRWPALAARARVPLKRFSIAIFAAFLVVALIGNWTYFAAYVGRVVFAVFLHNAMALTTGYWTAAALGLPERDRRAVSFEVGIQNSGLGLILIFTFFGGLGGAAIVAAWWGIWHIIAGLSLATYWSRRPLLSLGEAAS, encoded by the coding sequence CGATCCTTGCGATCGTGATGTTTGGGGTGGCACTTGAACTGCGAGCGGATGACTTTCGGCGCGTGCTCCGCGATCCAAAGCCCGTGCTCGTGGGGATCACTGGACATTACGTCGTCTTTCCCGCGCTCACCTTTTTGCTCGTGCTCATCATTCGGCCGGCGCCGAGCATCGCCCTTGGGATGATGCTCGTGGCGAGTTGCCCGGCCGGCAACATCTCGAACTTTCTGGTGCATCTCGCGCGTGGCAACACGGCGCTTTCGGTGAGCATCAGCTCGGCGTCCACCGTGTTGTCGGTGGTGATGACACCGCTCGTGCTCCGGTTTTGGGCGTCGTTATACGCGCCGACGCGGGTGCTCCTCCGCGACGTCGCGGTTGATCCGCTCGAAATGTTCGTGACGATTTTCGTGTTACTCGGTCTCCCGCTGACGCTCGGCGTACTCGCGGCGCGGCGCTGGCCCGCGTTGGCGGCACGAGCCCGCGTGCCGCTCAAGCGTTTTTCGATTGCCATCTTCGCGGCTTTTCTGGTGGTCGCGCTCATTGGCAACTGGACGTATTTCGCCGCATACGTGGGGCGCGTGGTGTTCGCGGTCTTCCTGCACAATGCGATGGCGCTGACCACCGGATACTGGACCGCGGCCGCACTCGGGCTCCCCGAGCGGGACCGTCGCGCGGTGAGTTTTGAGGTGGGCATTCAGAACTCAGGGCTCGGGCTGATTCTGATCTTCACCTTCTTCGGTGGACTCGGTGGCGCCGCGATCGTTGCCGCCTGGTGGGGGATCTGGCATATTATCGCCGGCCTCTCCCTTGCGACCTATTGGTCGCGACGGCCACTGCTCTCGCTCGGTGAGGCCGCGTCATGA
- a CDS encoding SDR family oxidoreductase, translated as MTTVLVTGSSGYIGQQLVAELASQVGKGQLIGVIACDVKQPDALPEHATWVEHDVRRPALATVLATHRVNVVVHLAGIVTPPKGSSRDFAYSVDVEGTRNVLDACVFAGVRRVVVTSSGAAYGYHHDNPTWLVESDALRGNKSFAYSWHKRLTEEMLLDYRRAYPRLEQVIFRVGTVLGESVDNQITALFERPRLLAISGSDSPFVFVHDRDVVGCLIRAIDSSATGIFNLAGDGALTIDEIAAVLGKRVRRVPAWLVERVLALLHPLGIVPYGPEQVNFLRYRPVLDNTHLKQDFGYSPALTSLQVLELWRDSRRRATTDA; from the coding sequence ATGACCACGGTACTCGTCACAGGGTCGTCCGGATACATCGGTCAGCAACTGGTGGCGGAGCTTGCGTCGCAGGTCGGCAAAGGTCAGCTCATTGGCGTTATTGCGTGCGATGTGAAACAGCCGGATGCGCTTCCGGAGCACGCCACGTGGGTTGAGCACGACGTCCGACGTCCAGCGCTCGCAACCGTCCTTGCCACCCACAGGGTCAACGTCGTCGTGCATCTGGCCGGCATCGTGACCCCGCCCAAGGGCAGCAGTCGCGATTTCGCGTATTCCGTGGACGTCGAGGGCACGCGCAACGTGCTGGACGCCTGCGTCTTCGCAGGCGTGCGCCGCGTGGTCGTCACGTCCAGCGGGGCTGCCTACGGCTATCACCATGACAATCCAACGTGGTTGGTGGAGTCAGACGCGCTTCGTGGCAACAAAAGCTTTGCCTACTCCTGGCACAAACGACTCACCGAAGAAATGCTGCTCGACTACCGTCGCGCATACCCGCGCCTTGAACAGGTGATCTTCCGCGTGGGAACAGTCCTCGGGGAGTCGGTCGACAATCAGATTACGGCGCTATTTGAACGTCCGCGACTGCTCGCCATCAGCGGCTCGGACTCCCCCTTCGTTTTCGTTCATGACCGCGATGTCGTGGGGTGCCTCATTCGCGCCATCGATTCGTCGGCCACCGGTATTTTCAACTTGGCCGGCGATGGCGCTTTGACCATCGACGAGATTGCCGCGGTGCTGGGGAAGCGAGTCCGGCGCGTGCCCGCGTGGCTCGTGGAGCGGGTGCTCGCACTCCTCCATCCGCTCGGAATCGTGCCCTACGGCCCTGAGCAGGTCAACTTTCTGCGGTACCGGCCCGTGCTGGACAACACGCACCTCAAACAAGACTTCGGCTACAGCCCGGCGTTGACCTCCCTTCAAGTGCTGGAGCTCTGGCGCGACTCGCGCCGGCGTGCCACCACCGATGCCTGA